The nucleotide sequence agatttaaacagtgggtgaggtacccagctgcccccatgaaatgtttttaaatgtaaaaaatagtaAGATTGccaaggaaaacaattatatttaaatagttattgaaattgttttgttttatctttatttattttaataacatttctacataagttttccaaagttatatgattcatgttgtctccctcccttcttccctcctccttccctccctcctccctcccaaagttgataagcaattcattctgggttatacatgtattatacagcaaaacatttctatattatccatttttgtaagtaaataatcttataaaaccaaaatcccaagtcatacactcaaataaacaagtgataaatcatatgttttcatttgcatttctactccaatggttctttctctagaggcagatagcattcttttccataagtccctcagaattgtcctggattattttatgatattagtaacaaagtctgtctcattttattgtttcacaatatttcagttactgtgtataatgttctcctggttctgctcatttcagtctgcattagatcacatagctatttccagttctttccaaaatcatcctgttcataattccttatagtacaatagtattccatcatcatcatgtaccacattttgttcaccattccccaattgaatatccctttcatttccaattctttgctgccacaaaaagagcagtaataaatatttttgtacaaaaaggttctttcccatttttaaaaaaatctctttgggatacagtcctagtagtggtattgctggatcaaaaggtatgcattcttttataatcctttaggcgtaattccaaactgctctctagaatgttgaatcaattcacaactctaccagcaatgcattagtgtcccaattttgcaatattccctccaacaatttttttcctttactgtcatattggccaatctgatagatgtaaggtggtgcctcaaagttgttttaatttgcatttctctaattaggaaggatttagaacattttttcatatgattattgatggctttcgtttcttcatctgaaaactgcctatttatatcctttgaccatttatcaattagggaatgacttggattcttataaatttgacttaattctttatgtACTTGAGagatgagacctttatcagaggactttttaataaaaatttttttcccagtttacttcctttctaatcttggttgcattggctttgtttgtacaaaaccttttaaatttaatataatcaagattattcattttacatcttgcagtgttctctatctcatttggtcataaattcttcctttctacaTAGATCTGGCAAATAAACAATTCTATGTTTCTCTTTACTTATAATATCAGTCTTTGTGTTTAAAGCATATACTccttttgaccttatcttggtataggtgtgagatattgatctaaacctgatttttgccatattgttttccaattttcccagcagtttttgtcaaatagtgagttaccacaaaagctgggatctttaggtttatcaaacactagattgctaaggtcatttacccctagtctattccattaatccttctatttcttagcctgtaCCAAATtactttgatgattactgctttatagtacagttttaaggtctggtactgctGCTAGGtcaccatccttcatatttttttcattagttcccttggtattcttgaccttttgttctttcggatgaattattttttctagttctgtagtTATttcatagtttgataggtatggcactgaataagtaaattaattgaggttggattgtcatttttattatattagctcagccatccatgagcaattaatgtttttccaattgtttagatataattttgtgtgaaaagtattttgtaattgtggtcatataattcctacatttgtcttggcaaagagattcccaaatattttatattgtctagtgattttaaatggagtctctttctaattcttgttgctgagttttgttggaaatatataaaaatgttgatttatgtggatttattttgcatcctgcaactttgctaaagttattatttcaactagtttagttgattttctaggatactccaagtatactatcatatcatctgcaaagagtgatagttttgtttcctcattgcctactttaattccttcaatttcttttcttctctaattgctaaagctaacattgagtacaatattaaataatagtggtgatgataggtatccttgcttcactcctgattttattgggaagccttctaacttatccccattgcagatgatacttgctggtggtcttaaataaatacttaaaaatactttCCTTATTTTAAGGGAAAACCCATTTCTATgcttttctattgttttcaataggaatgggtgttgtgctttattcaaaggctttttctgcatctattgagataatcatgtgatttttaaaaatttttgatctAGTTTTTCATTATTGacatagtcaattatgctgatggttttcctaatattaaaccagccttgcattcctggtataaatcacatCTGGTCAGAGTGAATAATCCCTTATGATAGTCTCtttgctggtattttatttaagtttttgcatctatgtccattaaggagattggtctataagttattgaaattaaaaaaaaagtttacagacctcagattaagaactcctgtcTTAATATAACATGTACAATATGCATTCCTTATTCCGTTgcattttaataatgttttagtATATTTTGGTTTGGCTCAAAAATTACAACCTaacaaaaattaaagcaaattcCTTAAAAAGCATATTCCCCAAAGAAAGTTAAGCAAGGATGTGTCAACTTTCCACTTTTATAGTTTACCTAACAAGGGATGTAGGTTTTAAATCTGATATTTGGTACCAACATCATTGGTTGCCTTTACACATAGCTTTGCTGGCTGAGTaggactaggttcaaatttcatctctgacCATGATTAGCTGAGTAGCCTCCAATAAGTTGTTGACATTTGCCGTGGTGGAAGAAGTTCCCCAAACTGAAGATCATGAAGTCACTCtgtatatttttcctttggcttttctttctttactctgTATCATTTGATATAAGTATTCCCATGTTTTTCTGTAATCTTTATAGCCATTCTTCCTTATAATGCAGTAATATTACATGACATGCATATGCCACAGTTTCTTGGATGGCAAtagtgggattcaaacccaaagaGACTGCAGCCTTTAATTCAGCACCTTAAGACTATGGCAATATTTAGTTAGAAGATGGAGGATTGAGTTCTAGGAATAACTAAGAATATTTCTGACTGAAATACAAACGTCTAGGAACACCTAAGAGGTGCAGTGGTTAGATCAttgggtctggaggcaggaacAGTTGAGATCAAATCAGGCCTTATataaccagctgtgtgatcctgggcaagtcacttaaccctgtttgccacagtttcctcatctatcaaatgagctggagaagaaaatggcaaaccaatccactCTTTACCGAGAAAAACTTTAATGGGCTTGAGAAGAGTCAGACAGGCCTGAACCATCACCATAATCAAGAGTGTTCCTATGAAATAAGGCGGGTAAGGTAGGTAGGAGTCAGAGTGTGAAAGACCTCAAGTACTTAGAtgagattttattttgtattagagGCAGTGGGAAACCAGTGAAAATTTTTGAGCATGAGAGTGTCATGGCACCTTCTTCCTCAGGCAATTTTGGTTACTACGAGAgtagaaaaactggaaactagAAGATCGATTACATTGATGCCAATTCAAGAGAGAAGTTATGAGTGTCTGAATTAGAGTGGCACATGAGTGGACCTAAAGGGATAGATGAGTGCTGAtaaagaggtagaaatgacaagatttgaccaCTTGTTTTATGGAGGATACTAGTAAGAGAGAAGAAACAATGACTCAGAGGTTATCAACCTGAATCATTAGTAGAAAGatggtagaaataattttttggcaATTGTTATCAGACATTTTGCCATTCAGTTCCTCTCCTTACTTCTTCCCCCTTTTCAAGAGGTAACTAGTCTGATAATGTTATACCAGTCCTGTCATGAAATATTTCCAAATCCCTCATGCcgggaaagaagacacatatcacacatacaattaaaaaaaaaactcatttaggaaacaaagtgaaaaatggcatgctttgatcttcaatcagactccaacagttccttctttgactgtggatagcatttttcatcatgagtcctggGGTTTATCttggaaaataagagtttagtctttcacagttgatcattgtacatttcTGTTACTCTAAAATATTCTAGGAGGAATTGTTCCACCAACAGATGATGCATAGGAGGAGTACAAGAGATTACAGTTGCGTGTAGAGATTTGTATTGTGATGACACTTAAATTTATGGGAGTAGATTAATCCAAACCCACGTTACTAGGTACATATTatgtgtaagaagaagggatgctaagacaaatggaaaaatagtccctggcctcaagaagcttatattttggGGAGCTATAAAATGTAAAGAGATGAATTGGAGAATGCTATGAAGAGTTATTGGCCAGTTTCCTCATTAAGCAGATAAATACATAAAAGTTAGAGAAGAGTGACCCCTAGGGAGATAACAAAACATTCTTCATCAGTGGTGGCacctgaactgagccttgaaggaagttagagatTCTAGAAGATAGAAATGAAGAAGTACATTCcgggttggggaggggagggggacgACGACTGCTTGCTTGTACGAGGCTAGATCTGGCCCTggaaaaatgaccattctacgaCAGCAGGAGGTGGGGAATGACCCCTCGGAGAAGACGGAGgaatggtggggaaaaaaagagctgGGAGAAAGCTGTGTTCTAGAACCGAGGGAAGCAGTGGAGACAGCTATCATTTTAAAGTGGGTTTCCTAAGAAAACTCCAATATGGCAGCACTTTCATTAAGAGGGTTCTCTTCCTCCACCGCCACCACCGGGGAAAAAAAGCCAGTGTGGAGAGTATCCAAGAGTGCGGTCTCTTTCAGGTCCACACAAATCTCCCGCCCTCGCTAGACGCTTTTTTCCGGTTCCCATAATCCCTACGGGACTGCCCCCTCGGCCCCACCTCGGCTTCGGCACTCGCACCCCTGTATATCCTAGATGACTTCGGTCTTTCCGTGTGCACGTCACATTTCTCTTGGGACAGGCTGGGCTTTGCTTCTCTGGGACACCATGGGGTGCTGATGGGAGTCACGCGCGGCAGGGAGGGTGCCCTGACCCCGCAACAGCCCAGTTCGGGGCCGGCCTCCGGGGCGTGGGGGGGCGCTGTGCTCGGCGAGGACCGCCTCCAGCGGGGACCGCACCTAGCCGGAGGTCTCCGCGATGAGCTCCGATGTGGCCCTGCTGCTAGAGGCGGTCGACTTCGCCGCCAGGAAGCACAGCAAGCAGCGGCGGAAGGACCCGGAGAAGACACCGTACATCAATCACCCAATCGGTGGGTCCCGGATCGGGGCGGCGCCGCCGCTTCGGCCAGCTCAGCTTCGGCCTGACCTCTGTCTGCTCTGCTTTGCCCTGCAGGTGTGGCTCGCATCTTAACCCAAGAAGCAGAAGTTACGGACCTCCCAGTACTGCAGGTAACGGGGGCccggggaagggggaggggaggcattGCTCCCCTCGCCGCGGTCCCTAGCTCCCCAGAGTGCCTGCCCAGCAGAAGCGGGGGTTGCCCCTCGGCACAGCCACGTTTGTTCTTGTATCTCCAGGCCGCCTTGCTGCACGATACTGTGGAAGACACGGATACTACTTTAGAGGAGGTGGAGAAATATTTTGGGGCAGAGGTGAGAAACATCGTGGAAGAAGTGACAGATAACAAAGCACTATCCAAGCTAGAGCGAAAGCAGCTGCAGGTGAAGAACGCTGCACACAGCAGCCGGCAGGCCAAGCTGGTGAAACTTGCAGATAAACTGTACAATCTTCGAGACTTGAAGCGGTGCACCCCAGTCGGTAAATATATTCAGGAGACATATGGGTCAGAGAGGGACAGAAAACCCCTTCTGTGGGCACAGGCCAGTCACTTGACCAAGgaaaagattttattaatttaattggcATTTCAAGTAGGGTTCTAACTTGACACAACATACTTTGTGTCTCCTTGACCTCTTATTGAAAAAAGTCATCCAAGGAGAGAGGTTCTTTTTAACAAGAATTGTAGCATTTTGGGATGACCATATATATCTGTGCCCTTATTACTTTATGCCATGGCCTACACCAGTCCTTCCATGGATATGAATGGCCTGGTGCAAAACCACATTTAACTAATTACTTATGGTCATGAAAACAACTCTTTCTATCACTCTGCAGGATGGTCTGAGCAGAGGGTTCAGGAGTACTTTGAGTGGGCAGCACAAGTGGTAAAGGGCCTTCAGGGCACAAGTCCCCAAATGGAAGAGGCACTGCAGCAACTCTTCCAAGAACGAGGCCTGTCACTGTGAGCAGCAGGGGGGAAACCAGAAATGCTGTCAAGAGTTTGGCCTAATTTAGGTCAAGAAGAGGATTCACCAATCAATTCTGAAATTTgtgttttgggtttgtttttataattttgaaaccCATCTCAAAGCATATTGGTTCCTTtgataaaaaaatttacaaaCGGGGAGATTCTTGCATTCTTCATGCTCCTCGAGTTAAATACTGATTTGTGGAAATCAGAATGCCTTTTATCCTTTATAATGTACAGTGATCTTGGAGATTGCACTCAGGTTCCCTTTGCTTCTTTCTAAATTGGGTTCACTGATAATAGTGGTgacataaaaacttttttttgatttacaaattcaataaaaattaaaaaggcctGCAGAAATACTTATAATCTTTCCATACAGATGTACTTCCTGTTCATTGAAAGggaatatgatatagattatagagGAAGGAGCCCTGGGTTTATAGGCAGAGGGCTTCATTTTGAACCTTAGTTGCCAGTACTTGTGGGAGTTTAGACAACCATTTAATGTCTCTGTcttaatttttcatctataaaatgaaagaattggacaaaattaaatcttagcccatttccagcctttttttttctgttgccaATTTTTTAAGTTGGATTAGTCAGAAAAGGATAGTTAGCATTTAAAGGCAGTTAAATTAACTTTTCATCTGGTCTAATCAAGACCTTCTGGAATCATTTTCACTTTGCCCTGTATAAAATTTTGACTCAGCAACCACGGATATTTATGGACTTGCCATCAAACTGCAGACTGTTTACCTCAGAGCCATTCCTAGCCTTCCTCCCTGTGAGAGAGGGAAGCCCCAAATTTTTGCAAATTGAATCAACCAACAGGTAGCACCCAGCCATGCTGGGAAGAGATACCTAGATGAATAAAAGTCTGTCCTCCAAAAAAGTTAATGATTCTAGTGATtgccataggaaaaaaaaaaatctgagcacTAGGAATTGTTGCATGTCAGAAACACTAAGACAAGGTGAGAGAGGTGGGTCATGGTTAAGCTAAATGCCCTTCTCCCAAGCACTCTGTTTCTCAGCACTCAGCTTTCGGAATCCTGGGATTCTGGAGTATCAAAAGAAAAGGTTGAGGCCCAGGCTGCCCCCTGGAAGCAGGGTGCGGGGGAGGGGCAAGAGGACCCCTTAGGGATCCTCCAaagtctctgggcctggagtcctcCTAAGGCAAGGGGACGGCGCCTTGCTCGGTGTCGAAGGGACGTCGCAGAATGTGGCGACGTGTAGACTCACCGCACCTCTGGGGTGGCCAGAAACCCCCAGCAGGGGCGGGGGAAGGGGGAGCGGCAGCTTCTACACCGAGCTGGGGCTCCCTAGCAGCTACAATGCCTCTGCTTCCCACTCCCCGGCCTAGGGCGTTTGAAGAAGTCAAATGGTCTTCAGAGCTCGAGCCCCGCAGGTTCTGCTCCCCTCTGACATCACCACCCTCTCTTCTCTGGCCTCTTCCC is from Gracilinanus agilis isolate LMUSP501 chromosome 2, AgileGrace, whole genome shotgun sequence and encodes:
- the HDDC3 gene encoding guanosine-3',5'-bis(diphosphate) 3'-pyrophosphohydrolase MESH1; its protein translation is MSSDVALLLEAVDFAARKHSKQRRKDPEKTPYINHPIGVARILTQEAEVTDLPVLQAALLHDTVEDTDTTLEEVEKYFGAEVRNIVEEVTDNKALSKLERKQLQVKNAAHSSRQAKLVKLADKLYNLRDLKRCTPVGWSEQRVQEYFEWAAQVVKGLQGTSPQMEEALQQLFQERGLSL